One Pseudomonas entomophila genomic window carries:
- a CDS encoding TolC family outer membrane protein produces MRASLFTALPFALAATFVQAQTLPEAMQKALEVHPEIQAGVNARMAADHQLRAAKGGYLPRVDVTAGYGREGTDSPSTGNRWETLNRGESALRLRQMVFDGFATSSEVGRQQATVNARAYSLLGTSERTALTVAQVYLDVLARREMVRLAEDNLRNHDRILDQIKLRTSRGVGRMADLDQAEARQAQARNNLITEQTNLADANTNYLSVVGQMPDELSTPAPFVDLLPATLDEARHQLIEDSPILRSAESDIAAAEKQYEAAKSTFYPRFDAELGRTADNNLDGAVGHNNEWQAMLRMNFNLYAGGSNKADLESKSYLANQALDIRNNALRQLNEELGLAWNALDNANAQVPIAQQYVDHSQRVRSAYQQQFGLGERTLLDLLDSENETFTAQRRLVEVKNTQMFTQYRIKATIGQLLKSQGVVAPMASVVQNDLKPKVNLPGMN; encoded by the coding sequence CGCTCTTCCTTTCGCGCTTGCCGCCACCTTCGTTCAAGCCCAGACCCTGCCCGAAGCCATGCAGAAGGCCCTCGAGGTGCACCCGGAAATCCAGGCCGGCGTGAATGCCCGCATGGCTGCGGATCACCAACTGCGCGCCGCCAAGGGCGGCTATTTGCCGCGGGTCGACGTGACCGCCGGCTATGGCCGTGAGGGCACCGACAGCCCCAGCACCGGCAACCGCTGGGAAACCCTCAACCGTGGCGAGTCGGCCCTGCGCCTGCGGCAGATGGTCTTCGACGGCTTCGCCACCTCCAGTGAAGTCGGCCGCCAGCAAGCCACCGTCAACGCCCGCGCCTATTCCCTGCTGGGTACTTCCGAACGCACCGCGCTGACCGTGGCCCAGGTCTACCTGGATGTGCTGGCCCGCCGCGAAATGGTACGCCTGGCCGAAGACAACCTGCGCAACCACGACCGCATTCTCGACCAGATCAAGCTGCGCACCAGCCGCGGCGTAGGCCGCATGGCCGACCTCGACCAGGCTGAAGCGCGCCAGGCCCAGGCCCGCAACAACCTGATCACCGAGCAGACCAACCTGGCCGACGCCAACACCAACTACCTGAGCGTCGTCGGGCAAATGCCGGACGAGTTAAGCACGCCAGCGCCATTTGTCGACCTGCTGCCAGCGACCCTCGACGAAGCCCGTCACCAGTTGATCGAAGATAGCCCGATCCTGCGCTCGGCCGAGTCCGACATCGCCGCCGCCGAAAAGCAATATGAAGCCGCGAAGTCTACGTTCTATCCACGCTTCGATGCCGAACTCGGACGAACGGCCGACAACAACCTCGACGGCGCGGTCGGCCACAACAATGAATGGCAGGCCATGCTGCGGATGAACTTCAACCTCTACGCCGGTGGCAGCAACAAGGCGGACCTGGAGTCGAAGTCGTACCTGGCCAACCAGGCCCTGGACATTCGCAACAACGCCTTGCGCCAGCTCAATGAGGAGTTAGGCTTGGCATGGAATGCTCTGGACAACGCCAACGCCCAGGTACCGATCGCCCAGCAGTACGTCGATCACAGCCAGCGCGTGCGCAGCGCCTACCAGCAGCAGTTCGGCCTGGGCGAGCGCACCCTGCTCGATTTGCTCGACAGCGAGAATGAAACCTTCACCGCCCAGCGCCGTCTGGTAGAGGTGAAGAACACACAAATGTTTACTCAATACCGAATCAAGGCGACCATTGGTCAACTGCTCAAGAGCCAGGGTGTCGTAGCCCCCATGGCATCCGTTGTGCAGAACGACCTGAAACCCAAGGTGAACCTGCCAGGCATGAACTGA